The window GGCTGTGCAGGCGGGTGAGGGGAGGCGGCGAGAGAGAAGGAAATGAAATATGGAACCCAGTTAAAACCATAGTCATTTATTAGAGTTTGATGAGTATTggtttttgttgttatttggGCTATTGGGCTTATGTTAGATTCTATGATTTAGattttagtagtatataattttggaaatttgatAATCTTTTCAATCGAATAGAGTTTAATTTCAGtgctatattttatatatcataaaattataatttagtaGAGTtacgagagagagaggggcTGATGACCAGCGACGTCGGTTGGGTAGCGTGGAGGAGTCCTCACGCCGGTGGCCGAGAGGTGGAACCgcgagaagaagagaaagagataCGATGGGCGGCCGACAACGCCACTGCCAGCGGAGAACAGTGAGACCAATAGTGACAGAGGCGCCGCTGCCCTATCTACTCTTAAACgtgattttgaaataatagaGTTTCACGCCTATTTAGTTGTTGGGCACATTGTTTGggctataaattatttaatttacttttatttagaCGTATAGGAAGCATACTCATACGAATTCGTTCTGCATGTCCAAGTacaaatactaactaatttataacccatattttatttaattaaacataaataactaagaaaaatatattgcaaaaggttagataaaaaaaattataacgTGCCTCACTCCATTTAATTGTTCTATACTTAGATTGCATAGGAATCTAAATCATAGTGTAATTATATTAAGTGTTGTATAGATTGAATTGTTTCttatttactcatatttctattctttttacttctcataattttgaaatatgtttatattgaattcaaaTGGCTAAACTAAGTAATTATGAAacaccaataaataatgatattaaatgaaactaaattaatatctGTATCAAACAAAGAACAATATTACATTACATTAATTGTTGTTGTGTATAGgaatatacaattttatatataatatattagtttaattaaatatgttgaaattacttataaatgtatatttatattcaatatatataatttataaatatatttatatttgaattactagaagtacacatatttataattgagttgattttgttaatcGAAACTGGTGAACTATTTATTCGTTCAAAtagtttgctttttttttaattcttttgtaaatagtggtattccatttttctttatttgtatgacttattctattttatccACACATCtcctcttttgttatttcttttattttatactacactcatatcaaatattaaaataaaatataattaatggtgtgataatatgaaatgtttcattgagAGTGACTTGAGAGAAGTACAattgtacaaatatttttttgttgttgtttataatattacaaatacatattttgattagttctaaatatatttttatacttatttactccatattctttatttaagttaatatatcttcataatttaaaaatctttcGTCTTATTCTTTATCCTGTACATAGCACAGGTGTTAACActagtattaataaaataaaacatagcAAAAAAACtcacttttccctttttaggtGTAAACATTTAATGCCGGATAGTCCATGTagtaatactaaaaaaataaatagtgcacACCGACTATAGAAGAGTGTTTAAAAAGAAttgcacaaaatcaaaatatttttaccggcctaaacaaaagtaaattaatGGCCTAGATTTTACAACTTAGCATTTCCCCGGGACTAAATACACCTGGGTTTGCACTACCGTGTGCCCAAACCGAAACCCGGGCACCACCGTAAACGCCACCCTCAAATCACCAACTGCCGCCGCGAACACATTTTCCATATACACCTCCGAAAATCTCGAATTTCTCTCCGCTTCAAAAACCCCAACTTCACACCCAAACGAAAATGCCAAACAATGAAGTAGCCAAACTCTTCTCGACATTTCACCAAACATCTTGAACAACTCCGTTTCCGGCAAATCCCCGCCGTTCACCATCTTCCTCTGGTTTAAATTGCCGAAAAACGAGAATTCCATCTTCGGATGTACCAAGTTAAGATACTtagatttcaaaaaatttccgAACATCGAGCTCGGGTTGTGTTTGACGAAATGACTCACAGAGACCGACCTCAATTTCGTGAACTCCTCGAAGAAGAAAATCCGGCGCCGCTGCTTCTCTGAATTATCGATTTTCTCGATTCCGAAGAGAGGATCGTTGAAGCCGCTGAAAATCTCTCTGCAAACAAACGATTCGAACACTAAGCCTCTGTGATCCTTTCTGTTGAATTTAACGCCGCTGTGAATCGCGTTGACAGCGGCGTCGATATTCCAGCTGGCGGATTCCATTTCGCGGATCAACTGTTTGGCAAAATGCCTCACAGATCTCAACGCGTATTTATGCACAACGACGAAATCACTAATGCTTAAGCTATGGAACGACACTGTTTCGAGAACTGAGAAACTTCCGGTTGCGCTAATCGTCTTCTCCAATAACCTATTATTCCGGTTAATCTCTTTCAAACTTTCGCTCAGCGAAGAAATCCGCGACGATTTGAGATCAATTTCCCGCTGCATTTTCCTCATCGTGATTTCGTACGTCTTCATCAGCGACTGCTGCTCCTGAATCTCCGCCAGCATCGCCACCACGTGCGGCGGCGACGAATCAATCTGATTCTTCAAAAACTGGCGCTTCAGCTCCGACATAGCGCGCAGCTCGTCGACGACGGCTTGATCCGCTGACTGCACCGCCGCGTCGTCGTACGGAAGCTGCGCCATCTGCTGCGCGGCGTAGGCCGCCTTCACCGAGGAAACCGCCGCGAAGAGCCTCGCGATGAAAGCTTCCATGGCAGCTCTGTCTCGCAGCTCCGCCATCGCTTCTTCGCCGAACTTCTTTGACTCGCAGCATTGCAGCTTCTGCGGCGCGATCGGAATGCAAATTCCGGCGCGActttttgtggatttttttgAATGAGTTAATTTGGAAAATGTTTTCGCGAATTTGCTTCTCGTTGGGGATGATCGGATTGCTGAATCCATGAATTcttcaaaattagaattttaacttGATCAGAGCATgcgaatttaatttttttttgaaataatttgaaaaggaAGGGCAAGTGTTTTGACTCTTTTTGAGACAAGAAGAAGATATGAAAgaagattttaaattaaataaatgaggCAATTTGCATGCGCGCAGATGATATAGCGACGAATTATGAACTTGAGCATATTTTTTAAAGGGGTGGGCCCACCATTCAGTAGTCtttaatttaaacttttaaatgTTTTGGACTTTTGGttacttttcaattttgttaacTACAACTCCCATAATttctcacttttattatattcatatataagGAATTACAAATATTAACTGAATGCAGTATGATTATTTTGCTTAAAGATTATAGTTGCATAGGTGGTGAAAATACGTCatacaatattaaattttagttacttattataatgatacaataaattctaattaattaaacaagtGAAATACATGGCGATAACCATATACTAGCATCTCTGTTCCATAACAGTAGAATCATTTTGTCATTAGTAAGTTCtgtagtagtggagtcatttctttttttcttagtaaaaatcaaaacatttcttttaacttactttactctctattactttattctctcttaatttctcTACCtgtttcatttcctactttattctttctttactcaatttatttacgcaacttttcttaatttccgtgccaaaaaaaaatgtctccactactatgaaacggaggaagtataatttAGTGAAATGAAGAAACATAATAGTACTACCTAAATTATTGAAGGGAAATATTCACAATTTTGGTTCTAACTTCCTCCTCCTTTCTCCCCTTTCCCACTTTTCTAAAAAACCAGAGATTTGgatttaaatacaataaatcaaagttcaaaaaattatttccgtttttatatagtataatgTAAATCCAAATATAGATATTGATTGttcaaaaacacaaaataacatgCGTTTTCTTTGTATTGAGTTTTAGTGTACCACTAGATATAGTCtaacataataattttttgctctttcttgtattttattttttggagtCATGATCAGACACTTTATTGAACTTCTAATTTGTTTGAGTTTAACTTGAATGTTAAGCAAACACACATCACGTGGAa is drawn from Salvia hispanica cultivar TCC Black 2014 chromosome 6, UniMelb_Shisp_WGS_1.0, whole genome shotgun sequence and contains these coding sequences:
- the LOC125197098 gene encoding protein GRAVITROPIC IN THE LIGHT 1-like; its protein translation is MDSAIRSSPTRSKFAKTFSKLTHSKKSTKSRAGICIPIAPQKLQCCESKKFGEEAMAELRDRAAMEAFIARLFAAVSSVKAAYAAQQMAQLPYDDAAVQSADQAVVDELRAMSELKRQFLKNQIDSSPPHVVAMLAEIQEQQSLMKTYEITMRKMQREIDLKSSRISSLSESLKEINRNNRLLEKTISATGSFSVLETVSFHSLSISDFVVVHKYALRSVRHFAKQLIREMESASWNIDAAVNAIHSGVKFNRKDHRGLVFESFVCREIFSGFNDPLFGIEKIDNSEKQRRRIFFFEEFTKLRSVSVSHFVKHNPSSMFGNFLKSKYLNLVHPKMEFSFFGNLNQRKMVNGGDLPETELFKMFGEMSRRVWLLHCLAFSFGCEVGVFEAERNSRFSEVYMENVFAAAVGDLRVAFTVVPGFRFGHTVVQTQVYLVPGKC